In Pelodictyon luteolum DSM 273, the genomic stretch TGCAATACGCTTACGATGGCGGTATGCATCCCATGAACATCATCAATGACCACCATGTTTTATTTTGATCCGCTCTATTTTGTTTTCGCACTTCCCCCGATGCTGCTCGGCCTGTGGGCCCAGTTCCGGGTCAAATCAACTTTCAAAAAATATGCACTGGTACGCACCGGCTCGGGCATAAACGGTGCCGAGGCTGCGCGGCGCATTCTGGAGCGCGGCGGCATCGCAACGGTGAGTGTAGAGGCTACACGCGGCATGCTTTCGGACCATTACGACCCCCGCCACAAGGCGCTCCGCCTGAGTGAAGATGTCTATAGCCAGGCAAGCATCGCCGCCGTCGGTGTGGCGGCCCATGAGGCAGGCCACGCATTGCAGGATAAAACCCGATACTTCCCGCTGCAGATCCGCTCCCTCATGGTGCCGGCCGTCTCCATCGGCAGCAATGTCGGCCCGCTTCTCTTCATGGCAGGGATATTCCTTGCCGGAACCATCGGCACAACGCTTGCCTGGGCGGGCATCATCCTGTTCGGCTCGACGGCGCTCTTCGCACTGGTGACACTGCCGGTGGAGATTGATGCAAGCCGCAGGGCCAAAGCGCTGCTGGTATCGCAGGGCATCGTCTCACCCGCAGAAATGCAGGGTGTCAATGCGGTGCTCAACGCCGCAGCATTGACCTATGTGGCGGCAGCCGCACAGGCCGTCATGCAGCTGGTCTATTTCCTTTCCATCATGAACCGCCGCGACTGAGCGCCCCGCCGCACGGTCCGCACAACCCCTTCTGTTCGAGTGAAGCAAAGTTTCAGGAAAAAACCGCTTGCCCTCCTCCTTGAAGAGATGCAGGGCGAACACCGCCTCCACAGGGTGCTCGGGCCGGTGGCACTCACCAGTCTCGGCGTCGGGGCCATCATCGGCACCGGCATCTTCGTACTCATCGGCATCGCCGCACACGACAAGGCGGGACCTGCCGTCACCCTTTCCTTCGCCCTTGCCGGCTTCGCCTGCATCTTCGCAGCCCTCTGCTATGCCGAGTTCGCCTCGATGGCGCCCGTGGCCGGCTCAGCCTACACGTACGCCTATGCCACCCTCGGCGAGCTCTTCGCATGGATCATCGGCTGGGACCTCATCCTTGAATACGGTGTCGCATCGGCAACGGTAGCGCATGGATGGTC encodes the following:
- a CDS encoding zinc metallopeptidase, with product MFYFDPLYFVFALPPMLLGLWAQFRVKSTFKKYALVRTGSGINGAEAARRILERGGIATVSVEATRGMLSDHYDPRHKALRLSEDVYSQASIAAVGVAAHEAGHALQDKTRYFPLQIRSLMVPAVSIGSNVGPLLFMAGIFLAGTIGTTLAWAGIILFGSTALFALVTLPVEIDASRRAKALLVSQGIVSPAEMQGVNAVLNAAALTYVAAAAQAVMQLVYFLSIMNRRD